A window of the Deinococcus gobiensis I-0 genome harbors these coding sequences:
- a CDS encoding acyl-CoA dehydrogenase C-terminal domain-containing protein yields the protein MPTYKAPLRDMKFIMEELLGAPAQLAQMPFYAQNDTADADLMEQVLAEAARFVETELVPLNAVGDKEGCVRHDDGEVTTPTGFKAAYDKYRAAGWTALDADPTYGGQGMPHLISNALVEMMNSANVAWSMYPGLSHGAYSALHAVGSDELKNLYLPKIVSGEWTGTMCLTEPHAGTDLGIIRTKATDNGDGTYAVSGTKIFISAGEHDLAENIVHLVLARLEGSPQGTKGISLFLVPKYVPDAQGRPGERNGVVCGSLEHKMGIHGNATAVLNFDGAKGWLVGEVNKGMNHMFIMMNAARLGTGLQGLGLGEVAYQNALAYAKDRTQMRHEPRVNPGESADPIIVHPDVRRMLLTGKAYSEAGRALAMWLALSLDTEHHHPDEAARKEAGDLVALLTPIAKAFMTDNGFDVAVQSQQVFGGHGYIAEWGMEQFVRDARIGQIYEGTNGIQALDLLGRKVLMDGGKKLQKLAGTLQEFVEENEGDESIGDYVNQLGKAAQQLGSLTMVIGQKAMGEGGADEVNAAAVDYLRYFGHVVYGYLWARMAKIAQEKIDAGQDKDGFYLSKVQTARFYFAKLFPETKALATTIKAGGETLAVDDRAVFGWEGRLATA from the coding sequence ATGCCGACCTACAAGGCCCCCCTGCGCGACATGAAATTCATCATGGAAGAGCTGCTCGGCGCCCCCGCCCAGCTCGCCCAGATGCCGTTCTACGCCCAGAACGACACCGCCGACGCCGACCTCATGGAGCAGGTGCTGGCCGAGGCCGCGCGCTTCGTCGAAACCGAACTCGTGCCCCTGAACGCCGTGGGCGACAAGGAAGGCTGCGTGCGTCACGATGACGGCGAAGTCACCACCCCCACCGGCTTCAAGGCTGCCTACGACAAGTACCGCGCGGCGGGCTGGACCGCGCTGGACGCCGACCCCACCTACGGCGGCCAGGGCATGCCCCACCTCATCAGCAACGCGCTCGTCGAGATGATGAACAGCGCCAACGTGGCCTGGAGCATGTACCCCGGCCTCTCGCACGGGGCCTACAGCGCCCTGCACGCGGTCGGCAGCGACGAACTGAAGAACCTCTACCTGCCCAAGATCGTCTCGGGCGAGTGGACCGGCACGATGTGCCTCACCGAGCCGCACGCGGGCACCGACCTGGGCATCATCCGCACCAAGGCGACCGACAACGGCGACGGCACCTACGCCGTGAGCGGCACCAAGATCTTCATCTCGGCGGGCGAGCACGACCTCGCCGAGAACATCGTGCACCTCGTGCTGGCGCGCCTGGAAGGCAGCCCCCAGGGCACGAAGGGCATCTCGCTGTTCCTGGTGCCCAAGTACGTGCCCGACGCCCAGGGCCGACCCGGCGAGCGCAACGGCGTGGTGTGCGGCAGCCTGGAGCACAAGATGGGCATCCACGGCAACGCGACCGCCGTGCTGAACTTCGACGGCGCCAAAGGCTGGCTGGTCGGCGAGGTCAACAAGGGCATGAACCACATGTTCATCATGATGAACGCCGCCCGCCTGGGCACCGGTCTCCAGGGCCTGGGGCTGGGCGAGGTCGCCTACCAGAACGCCCTGGCCTACGCCAAGGACCGCACCCAGATGCGCCACGAGCCGCGCGTGAACCCCGGCGAGTCGGCCGACCCGATCATCGTGCATCCCGACGTGCGCCGCATGCTGCTGACCGGCAAGGCCTACAGCGAGGCGGGCCGCGCCCTGGCGATGTGGCTGGCCCTGAGTCTGGACACCGAGCACCACCACCCCGACGAAGCGGCGCGCAAGGAGGCGGGCGACCTCGTGGCGCTCCTGACGCCTATCGCCAAGGCCTTCATGACCGACAACGGCTTCGATGTCGCGGTGCAGAGCCAGCAGGTCTTCGGCGGGCACGGCTACATCGCCGAGTGGGGCATGGAGCAGTTCGTGCGCGACGCCCGCATCGGGCAGATCTACGAGGGCACCAACGGCATCCAGGCGCTCGACCTCCTGGGCCGCAAGGTCCTGATGGACGGCGGCAAGAAGCTCCAGAAGCTCGCGGGCACCCTCCAGGAATTCGTGGAGGAGAACGAAGGCGACGAGTCCATCGGCGACTACGTGAACCAGCTCGGCAAGGCAGCCCAGCAGCTCGGCAGCCTGACCATGGTCATCGGCCAGAAGGCAATGGGCGAGGGCGGGGCCGACGAGGTCAATGCCGCCGCCGTGGACTACCTGCGCTACTTCGGGCACGTCGTGTACGGCTACCTGTGGGCCCGCATGGCCAAGATCGCCCAGGAGAAGATCGACGCCGGACAGGACAAGGACGGCTTCTACCTGAGCAAGGTCCAGACCGCCCGGTTCTATTTCGCCAAGCTGTTCCCCGAGACCAAGGCCCTCGCCACGACCATCAAGGCCGGCGGCGAGACCCTGGCCGTGGACGACCGCGCGGTCTTCGGCTGGGAAGGGCGGCTGGCGACGGCCTGA
- a CDS encoding Crp/Fnr family transcriptional regulator — MNYPSLVWHLKRTELFADLELTELERVAATTPYRSYQPGEVIYRMDDPADALYFVRSGLVKISKLFPNGKEAILGVIGQHDTFGELLLQPEERRPTQAEALERTTLIVLPRGELQKLLATKPDLAMKLIRLMAARLFEAQAWTATVSAYSAPERVASLLYRLAREFGRPHNQGVELNLKLNQEDIARMVGATRETVSHSLSRLKKDGAIVRARTPIIVRLDALKQYIEQSQ, encoded by the coding sequence ATGAACTACCCCAGCCTGGTTTGGCATCTCAAGCGGACGGAACTCTTCGCCGACCTTGAGCTGACCGAACTGGAGCGTGTCGCGGCGACCACGCCCTACCGCTCCTATCAGCCGGGCGAGGTCATCTACCGTATGGACGACCCCGCCGACGCGCTGTATTTCGTGCGCAGCGGGCTGGTCAAGATCAGCAAGCTGTTTCCCAACGGCAAGGAAGCGATCCTGGGGGTCATCGGGCAGCACGACACCTTCGGGGAACTGCTGCTGCAACCCGAGGAGCGCCGCCCCACCCAGGCCGAGGCGCTGGAACGCACCACGTTGATCGTGCTTCCGCGCGGCGAGCTGCAAAAGCTGCTGGCGACCAAGCCCGACCTCGCCATGAAGCTCATCCGGCTGATGGCCGCGCGGCTGTTCGAGGCCCAGGCCTGGACCGCCACGGTCAGCGCCTACAGCGCCCCCGAGCGTGTCGCCAGCCTGCTGTACCGGCTGGCGCGCGAGTTTGGGCGCCCCCACAACCAGGGCGTCGAGCTGAACCTCAAGCTCAACCAGGAAGACATCGCCCGGATGGTCGGCGCGACCCGCGAGACGGTGAGCCACAGCCTCAGCCGACTGAAGAAGGACGGGGCCATCGTGCGGGCCCGCACGCCCATCATCGTGCGGCTCGACGCCCTCAAGCAGTACATCGAACAGAGCCAGTAG
- a CDS encoding GNAT family N-acetyltransferase, producing MTPLIRAAAPADADAIARVHVQSWRETYRGLIPDDLLDGMTDSAALERRRVMWSALAARPDPVQVAIEGGQVVAFASGGAPQDHPGYDAELHTLYSLRAAQGQGTGRALLRGVAGALRAGGARNLALWVLDSNPTRDWYVRQGAREAGEKQDGALREVRMVWDDLDTLAD from the coding sequence ATGACGCCCCTGATCCGCGCCGCCGCGCCCGCCGACGCCGACGCCATCGCCCGCGTGCATGTGCAGAGCTGGCGCGAGACGTACCGGGGCCTGATCCCCGACGACCTTCTGGACGGCATGACGGACAGCGCGGCCCTGGAGCGGCGCCGAGTGATGTGGAGCGCCCTGGCGGCCCGGCCGGACCCCGTACAGGTGGCAATAGAGGGGGGGCAGGTCGTGGCCTTCGCCTCGGGCGGCGCGCCGCAGGACCACCCCGGCTACGACGCCGAACTGCATACCCTGTACAGCCTGCGGGCCGCGCAGGGTCAGGGGACCGGCCGGGCGCTGCTGCGCGGGGTCGCGGGGGCGCTGCGGGCCGGCGGCGCGCGCAACCTGGCCCTGTGGGTGCTGGACAGCAACCCCACGCGGGACTGGTATGTCCGCCAGGGCGCGCGCGAGGCCGGCGAAAAACAGGACGGCGCGCTGCGCGAGGTGCGGATGGTCTGGGACGACCTGGATACGCTCGCGGATTGA